In Microscilla marina ATCC 23134, the following proteins share a genomic window:
- a CDS encoding LamG-like jellyroll fold domain-containing protein, whose translation MKDLKFSRIYLLLFAWLSIAGYSNAQAQEYGILRMNGSKYATHFNTGIDLQQALSQGTAGQATIEFWVRSTYDANYWELTDMSGNSSSLTLKTLSNNRLQFKLGSTNKIIDISSTGVTNNLWHHVAMSFQAGVVRLYLNGNKVGEFVATMPTLTHRYLYFYRLANNSKLLEIAEIRAWNRTRSNNEIARDHWRSFAKMSTSELNDLKSNQGLHALLGEHSTASTAAATINSQLEVLHWGDLLDANRRGTGVHKYNTQTLMEVRNDIEHPILKNQNVFLSATKGTHTNTVVLSWPHIDGVNSYAVQINGTPIGSLASGTTAPGDLLTFDVAAQSSLSNVIVPGQVALYTVVAQGVDATGSDHGFVFHNGTLSGKIQSSSQVGTPNVAVTMGNPTLPGSALQLNNSSAPLIVNNADVFRNAGIAQDFMVEFWYKGSAGGNNTVFKTGNVEIQMLSTGAIRALHGNGSEYIRLNTNAVTDNNWHHYAIVFAQTGGRIYVDQGKTVGTGSAAILTAQATNATTYTHNGIGSVSSFEINAATGSAYSLDELRIWAVNRENVNIDGNERPETDDELNARLDAQVHKHWAYMISGNNTAYNDLLLYYRFDLLKSDNTSQEVYNQAEDTQGGYTATSSANLNDTDVPVLKYVAYTNSGGEYTMERINFGNGSLALQVEPIKTNHTFNPTYQNITLQTSNNHDREDIDFTDESNFNVSGNVYYHEGGVEYPVPIDQTFEFASGSNPSASNYQTIYDGSSTPVGTDAFGQYNLSLPIGLQHFRVANPLRNRTFGAQSLQFDGENDYVKSANAWSTSTRSITWSGFVKRGDFSGTTVPTLQTILQAGNIRVVLRDNAYLALYQNNTSLAEVAFGGSTDWQFFAFTYNASSQQLLLYADASLQATASATVTPDALGGHIYLGAKDGSSEYFKGHLHLIEQRSEAYGLSNLADLKAGNYIAGDEALLVASFSFDENLAGSEVLRLVSKTTDSQDLALNRLVDPSDESTMPAFSTTTINPYVRQYKYEYAAQGNYAQTEQQVWNVTEPASSINFYNHTRYGITGNITIPCNNNIGLWDVTITRTDVQQPAYQKTFTASTTPSAADIFNSEGTVFTVEGLLPGIYKVELTNQDDNSIVKTEFGVDITQGWNTMNVAYNSPLQVAAKVIKVLDEDNTFQDLATNQYCSSNDHYTLEQQTQYQVALEFYEEYGSSKCYKSGTNYYVSGDLPQYHGKDDVVGSSPDAPFTSTSGQDTVVIWANYPNFVGEHTRSLRVNVTDQNTSTSLTAWVTGTVQDENQNFTLTYPSIKQVLYDPPGDGSSVTWAKGSEINYQTSFGDNQHIKSATKFSYGYSKETYIGGIGALDKAVEIELEQGGEGTFEFTSGGETTNSYSLTFNQAISTPSGVIPLPGAQSDMFIGNAEVVYMGSGKSITVSGCTATLTTEDATIATAPGVPFYYTRWAIENSVIPRLDDLITTLRAQLSNSNAEDEGQWDSLSDDDKERVTSIEEYDIQRKMWQSHLEKTLQNRQAVFGGSNNEAFKMKNAAGNESLPKSLAFSGSIDVNYEIGGNKSTSETREFSESLDLTTHYQNFINIGFGVVNVEGSIETGFGFTQSYGGGSSDSKSFELNLSDDDVEDQFNVLIRKDPLYPTPIIVAKAGQSMCPVEKNTVARIGAQLTVTNTTAWADLDGTAIFEVQMSNVQPLNEPVNAGFAKNLRVRIPINHLPTGIEMKVENLADAVLSSDGYSYPLEPGETKTIRIEAYRRGDDAPVSFSNIPLVLETDCGDPFDYYGGERTIIDFDDATGEPIYSDDKVIGDDKAAVVYNSDDTEYVRVRDVVRLNANFHAPCAGSMEVVAPANNWVVNSTSDNQLDFKFKPVTPHSTFAKVRIEFALENSNEPQFIKDVALAELGNADAQDYYSYTLHTDAIGADQAYRVRIIPVCGNEAEAWQTNTPSDWISGNIQRATPTIVSVTPLDGSTTSGALATATYNKALNANGVNPLSVSLRGILGGVAYTPKSAWFDQTNDQVTIPDQSVLDLDGSYTVEFWAKPNKTHSSVANTPIITKGSNIAISFAQGNKIYAGQSDALTDQSLDTDGWTHVAVVYIKGDSYNTLKIYLNGVLAKSTFSGVSNFTVNNSDLIIAQPNGSEGFKGGLDEIRIWNKALPEGVIRTNMHQRLIGTEDGLQAYYVLDDIAPAGEAIRDFTGKTSGTTQTGVTYVEKDQAAPLHLETIIHDIPVEVTTSADQTQVIIQPVATYAAELLEGALLTVNITDDRVTDAYGNPATGKSWTFRVDGNHVAWAPANHTLSQTAGSSGSFSASLVSSNASELTYEFTEVPMWLTADNPASQSNGKYVLPSGHTHPVTFTTAAWLSAGTYIGQVKAKVTQGATLLGYETLDVKVIVNCDETHLTLNPSDFFVSIAANFTLEKSGVPYTDAIGKTLLVRNNTGTLIGKGTVAQVGNEAKASLNIYSHDPHGNYTVYLWEATACQETPIGTGSFSNGNTVTQTLDADYQGKVQYSLKFNTAGIYWVSFRVSDVQDGTTLSLSNIQGFETGDIIIKHDESYIRADLNGELDITQSYKVEVRAPRTLQITGYSANTSHPIALAANPGYNDFRTDYNPLGYTRTDAISVAQAMARLNPDPTVGDVIIGQQGNAVYTQLSDNSTAWVGSLTHMIPNQGYAIKVANASTLNYSSVSTANVRTSSLVTAPVKTVMTDAQRLQLQVNPHAFARSSYLTGVLETQETLKNEQAYMVVAFVGNEVRGIAIPQQIEDKRYYFLTAYTHTATENLRFELVERHSGQRLPLDNSLKVQAAALEGSIAQPYVFRLSQEAQATQPTTTGLQLFQNTPNPVSGGFTHIGYRLPEAGQVRLSVHNAQGQEVAVLAEATQTAGQHSVRWDVPSGLAQGVYFYTLSTAQGTLTKRLVIQ comes from the coding sequence ATGAAAGATCTCAAATTTTCAAGGATATATTTGTTGCTCTTTGCCTGGCTTTCTATAGCCGGGTATAGCAACGCCCAAGCGCAAGAATACGGCATTCTTCGCATGAATGGGTCAAAATACGCCACCCATTTTAATACCGGAATAGACCTGCAGCAGGCGCTTAGCCAAGGCACTGCAGGGCAAGCCACCATAGAGTTTTGGGTACGCTCTACCTATGATGCCAACTATTGGGAACTGACCGATATGTCGGGCAATAGCAGCTCTTTAACCTTAAAAACGCTCAGCAACAATCGGCTGCAGTTTAAGCTGGGGAGCACGAACAAAATCATAGACATAAGTAGTACTGGAGTAACTAACAATCTCTGGCACCATGTGGCCATGAGCTTTCAGGCAGGGGTGGTACGCTTGTACCTCAACGGCAATAAAGTGGGCGAGTTTGTAGCTACTATGCCCACATTAACCCACCGTTACCTGTATTTTTACCGCCTTGCCAACAATAGCAAGCTACTGGAAATAGCAGAAATACGCGCCTGGAACCGTACCCGTAGCAACAATGAGATTGCCCGCGATCACTGGCGAAGCTTTGCCAAAATGAGTACTTCGGAACTCAATGACCTGAAAAGCAACCAAGGGCTGCATGCCCTATTGGGAGAGCACAGCACAGCAAGCACAGCTGCGGCCACCATCAACTCCCAACTAGAGGTGCTGCACTGGGGCGATTTGCTCGATGCCAACCGTAGAGGCACAGGGGTACACAAATACAACACCCAAACCCTGATGGAAGTACGCAACGACATAGAACATCCTATATTGAAAAATCAAAACGTGTTTTTGAGTGCCACCAAAGGTACGCATACCAATACTGTAGTGCTTTCCTGGCCTCATATAGATGGGGTAAATAGTTATGCAGTGCAGATAAATGGTACCCCCATAGGTAGCCTGGCATCTGGGACAACGGCTCCGGGCGATTTGCTTACCTTTGATGTGGCGGCTCAAAGTAGCCTCTCCAATGTAATAGTGCCCGGTCAGGTAGCTTTGTACACAGTAGTGGCTCAAGGAGTGGACGCTACGGGGAGCGACCATGGCTTTGTTTTTCACAACGGTACTCTATCGGGTAAGATTCAGTCTTCGAGCCAGGTAGGTACCCCCAATGTAGCGGTTACTATGGGCAACCCAACCTTGCCAGGTAGTGCCCTGCAATTAAATAACAGTTCGGCTCCCCTTATAGTAAACAATGCCGATGTGTTCAGAAACGCAGGGATTGCCCAAGACTTTATGGTAGAGTTTTGGTACAAAGGAAGCGCTGGCGGCAACAATACGGTGTTTAAGACGGGCAATGTAGAAATTCAAATGTTGAGCACGGGTGCCATACGTGCCCTGCATGGCAACGGAAGCGAGTATATTCGTCTGAACACCAATGCAGTCACCGATAACAACTGGCATCATTACGCTATAGTATTTGCCCAAACCGGAGGACGCATTTATGTAGACCAGGGCAAAACGGTAGGCACCGGATCGGCAGCCATCCTTACTGCCCAGGCAACAAATGCTACCACCTACACCCACAATGGCATTGGGTCAGTAAGTTCGTTTGAAATCAACGCCGCTACCGGATCGGCTTACAGCCTGGACGAGCTCAGAATATGGGCGGTAAACCGTGAAAATGTCAATATTGACGGCAACGAACGCCCTGAAACCGACGATGAACTAAACGCACGCTTGGATGCCCAGGTACACAAGCATTGGGCATATATGATCAGTGGTAACAACACTGCTTACAACGACTTATTGTTGTATTACCGGTTTGACTTACTCAAGAGCGACAACACCAGCCAGGAGGTATACAACCAAGCAGAAGACACCCAGGGAGGCTATACTGCTACAAGCAGCGCCAATCTAAATGACACCGATGTCCCTGTACTGAAATATGTCGCCTATACCAACAGCGGAGGTGAGTATACGATGGAGCGTATCAACTTTGGCAATGGAAGCCTTGCGCTACAGGTGGAGCCAATAAAAACCAACCATACCTTTAACCCAACGTATCAGAACATCACGCTGCAAACGTCGAATAACCACGACAGGGAAGATATAGATTTTACCGATGAGTCTAATTTTAATGTATCGGGCAATGTATATTACCACGAAGGTGGGGTAGAGTACCCTGTGCCCATAGATCAAACGTTTGAATTTGCCTCAGGCAGCAATCCCTCGGCCAGTAACTACCAAACCATTTATGATGGAAGTAGTACCCCAGTAGGTACCGATGCCTTTGGTCAATACAACCTGAGCCTACCCATTGGTCTGCAGCACTTTAGGGTAGCCAACCCCTTGCGCAACCGTACGTTTGGCGCACAAAGCCTGCAATTTGACGGCGAAAACGATTATGTAAAATCGGCCAATGCCTGGTCAACCTCCACCCGCAGCATTACCTGGTCGGGTTTTGTCAAGCGAGGAGATTTTAGTGGGACTACCGTGCCTACCTTGCAAACCATTTTGCAAGCGGGGAACATTCGGGTGGTTTTGCGTGACAATGCGTACCTGGCACTGTACCAAAACAATACCTCTCTGGCAGAAGTGGCTTTTGGCGGCAGCACCGACTGGCAGTTTTTTGCCTTTACCTACAATGCCTCTAGCCAGCAGTTGTTGTTGTATGCCGATGCCAGCCTTCAGGCCACTGCTTCTGCTACTGTGACTCCTGACGCACTGGGTGGGCACATCTACCTGGGAGCCAAAGACGGCAGCAGCGAATACTTCAAAGGGCATTTGCATTTGATAGAACAGCGCAGCGAGGCTTATGGCTTGAGTAACTTGGCTGATTTGAAAGCAGGCAACTACATTGCCGGAGATGAAGCCCTGCTGGTGGCATCGTTTAGTTTTGATGAAAACCTGGCGGGTAGTGAGGTTTTACGGTTGGTGAGTAAAACGACGGATAGCCAAGACCTTGCCCTGAACCGACTGGTTGACCCATCCGATGAGTCTACCATGCCTGCGTTTAGTACTACTACTATCAATCCTTATGTACGCCAGTACAAATACGAGTACGCCGCACAAGGTAACTATGCCCAAACCGAGCAACAGGTATGGAATGTAACCGAGCCCGCATCGAGTATTAATTTTTATAACCACACCCGCTATGGCATTACGGGCAACATTACCATTCCCTGCAACAACAACATTGGGCTGTGGGATGTGACCATCACCCGTACTGATGTACAGCAACCTGCTTACCAAAAAACATTTACCGCAAGCACTACCCCCTCTGCTGCCGATATTTTCAACAGCGAAGGCACGGTGTTTACTGTAGAGGGCTTATTGCCTGGCATATATAAAGTAGAGCTCACCAATCAAGATGATAATTCTATTGTCAAGACAGAGTTTGGGGTAGACATTACCCAGGGCTGGAACACCATGAATGTGGCTTACAACAGCCCCTTGCAAGTAGCCGCCAAGGTGATAAAAGTACTGGATGAAGATAACACCTTTCAAGACTTGGCTACCAACCAGTATTGTAGCAGCAACGACCATTACACCTTGGAGCAACAAACCCAATACCAGGTGGCACTGGAGTTTTATGAGGAGTATGGCAGCAGTAAATGTTACAAGTCTGGTACCAACTATTATGTGTCAGGAGATTTGCCTCAGTACCACGGCAAAGACGACGTAGTGGGGAGTTCGCCTGATGCACCATTTACCTCGACTAGTGGGCAAGATACCGTGGTGATATGGGCCAACTACCCTAATTTTGTTGGAGAGCATACTCGTAGCTTACGAGTGAATGTGACCGACCAAAATACCAGCACCTCGCTTACGGCTTGGGTAACGGGTACCGTACAAGACGAAAACCAAAACTTTACCTTGACTTACCCCAGCATAAAGCAGGTATTGTATGACCCTCCTGGTGATGGTAGCAGTGTTACCTGGGCAAAGGGCAGTGAGATCAACTACCAAACTTCTTTTGGAGACAACCAACATATAAAAAGTGCTACTAAATTCAGTTATGGGTATTCAAAAGAAACTTATATAGGGGGTATAGGAGCGCTTGACAAAGCAGTAGAAATAGAATTAGAGCAAGGGGGGGAAGGAACCTTTGAGTTTACCTCTGGCGGAGAGACCACTAATAGTTACAGCCTTACTTTTAATCAAGCCATTTCTACTCCTTCCGGAGTCATCCCCTTGCCAGGTGCACAAAGCGATATGTTTATTGGCAATGCAGAAGTGGTATACATGGGTTCGGGCAAGAGCATTACAGTATCAGGATGTACGGCTACCCTCACCACCGAAGACGCCACCATAGCCACTGCTCCAGGAGTTCCTTTTTATTATACCCGTTGGGCAATAGAAAATAGCGTTATTCCTCGCCTGGATGACCTGATCACCACTTTGCGTGCGCAACTGTCCAACAGTAACGCCGAAGATGAAGGTCAGTGGGACAGTTTATCTGATGACGATAAAGAAAGGGTAACAAGTATCGAAGAGTATGATATACAAAGAAAAATGTGGCAAAGCCATTTGGAGAAAACACTCCAGAATCGTCAGGCAGTATTTGGTGGTAGCAATAACGAAGCCTTTAAAATGAAAAATGCCGCAGGAAACGAAAGCTTACCCAAATCTTTGGCATTTAGTGGTAGCATAGATGTAAATTATGAAATTGGAGGAAACAAATCAACAAGTGAAACCAGAGAATTTAGCGAAAGCCTGGATTTAACCACGCACTATCAAAACTTCATCAATATAGGTTTTGGGGTAGTTAATGTAGAAGGTTCTATAGAAACAGGCTTTGGCTTTACACAAAGTTATGGAGGAGGCAGCAGCGACTCAAAATCGTTTGAGCTCAACTTGAGCGATGACGATGTAGAAGATCAATTCAATGTATTGATCCGAAAAGACCCGTTATACCCTACCCCAATTATCGTAGCCAAAGCGGGGCAATCTATGTGTCCGGTAGAGAAAAATACGGTGGCTCGGATTGGGGCACAATTGACTGTAACCAATACTACAGCCTGGGCTGATTTGGATGGCACCGCCATTTTCGAGGTACAGATGAGCAATGTACAACCTTTAAACGAACCTGTCAATGCCGGGTTTGCAAAGAATTTGCGCGTCAGAATACCTATAAACCATTTACCTACTGGTATTGAGATGAAGGTTGAAAATCTGGCAGATGCCGTATTGTCTTCCGATGGGTATTCGTACCCTTTAGAACCGGGCGAAACCAAAACCATTCGGATAGAAGCCTACCGAAGGGGGGATGATGCACCTGTATCTTTTTCCAATATACCACTGGTATTAGAGACTGATTGTGGTGACCCCTTTGACTACTATGGTGGAGAACGAACCATTATTGATTTTGATGATGCTACTGGTGAACCTATATATAGTGATGACAAAGTGATTGGAGATGATAAAGCAGCTGTAGTATACAACAGTGATGACACCGAGTATGTCAGAGTACGCGATGTGGTACGCCTGAATGCCAACTTTCACGCCCCTTGTGCGGGCAGTATGGAGGTGGTAGCTCCTGCCAACAACTGGGTGGTAAACAGTACTTCGGACAACCAACTGGATTTTAAGTTCAAGCCAGTAACTCCGCATAGCACTTTTGCCAAGGTACGCATTGAGTTTGCCCTCGAAAACTCCAACGAACCCCAGTTTATCAAAGATGTGGCGCTGGCAGAGCTGGGCAATGCCGATGCTCAAGACTATTATAGCTATACCCTCCATACGGACGCCATTGGTGCTGATCAGGCTTACCGGGTACGCATCATACCAGTATGTGGCAACGAAGCCGAAGCCTGGCAAACCAATACCCCCAGTGACTGGATCAGTGGTAACATACAACGTGCTACGCCTACCATTGTGAGTGTAACCCCGCTGGATGGCAGCACCACCAGTGGTGCCCTTGCCACGGCTACTTACAACAAAGCCTTGAACGCCAATGGGGTAAATCCTTTGAGCGTATCGTTGCGAGGCATTTTGGGTGGGGTAGCGTATACACCCAAGTCGGCTTGGTTTGACCAAACAAACGACCAGGTCACCATACCCGACCAAAGCGTACTGGATCTGGACGGCTCTTATACGGTGGAGTTTTGGGCAAAACCCAACAAAACCCACAGTAGTGTAGCCAATACACCTATTATTACCAAAGGCAGCAATATTGCTATATCTTTTGCTCAGGGCAATAAAATATACGCTGGGCAAAGCGATGCCCTCACCGATCAATCATTGGACACTGATGGTTGGACCCACGTGGCGGTGGTGTACATCAAAGGTGATAGCTACAATACCCTCAAAATTTACCTGAATGGAGTTCTGGCAAAAAGTACCTTTAGCGGGGTAAGCAATTTTACGGTCAATAACAGCGACCTGATCATTGCCCAACCCAATGGTTCGGAAGGCTTCAAGGGAGGGCTGGACGAAATACGTATCTGGAACAAGGCATTGCCCGAAGGGGTGATCCGCACTAATATGCACCAACGCCTGATAGGTACTGAAGACGGTCTTCAGGCATATTATGTGCTGGATGACATAGCTCCGGCAGGAGAAGCCATCCGTGATTTTACCGGAAAAACCAGTGGCACTACCCAAACCGGGGTCACTTATGTAGAAAAAGACCAGGCAGCCCCGCTGCACCTGGAAACCATTATTCACGACATACCAGTAGAAGTAACCACCTCTGCCGACCAAACCCAGGTAATTATACAGCCGGTGGCTACTTACGCAGCAGAACTGCTTGAGGGGGCTTTGCTTACGGTAAATATTACCGATGACAGGGTAACCGATGCATACGGTAACCCAGCTACGGGCAAATCGTGGACTTTTAGGGTAGATGGCAACCATGTAGCCTGGGCTCCCGCCAACCATACCCTGAGCCAAACAGCGGGTAGCAGTGGCTCGTTTAGTGCCAGTTTGGTCAGCAGCAATGCTTCAGAGCTTACTTATGAGTTTACCGAAGTACCCATGTGGTTAACCGCCGATAACCCTGCTTCGCAAAGCAACGGCAAGTATGTGTTGCCTTCGGGGCATACCCATCCGGTGACCTTTACTACGGCTGCCTGGCTCAGTGCAGGTACGTATATCGGGCAGGTAAAAGCCAAAGTAACCCAGGGGGCTACTTTGCTAGGTTACGAAACCCTGGATGTAAAGGTGATTGTCAATTGTGACGAGACCCACTTGACCCTCAATCCCAGCGACTTTTTCGTAAGTATTGCCGCCAACTTTACCCTCGAAAAATCGGGCGTACCCTATACCGATGCTATCGGCAAAACCCTGCTGGTGAGAAACAACACGGGCACCCTGATAGGCAAGGGTACCGTGGCACAAGTAGGCAACGAAGCCAAGGCTTCTTTGAATATTTATTCTCACGATCCTCATGGCAACTATACGGTGTATTTGTGGGAGGCAACGGCTTGCCAGGAAACCCCTATAGGTACAGGTAGTTTTAGCAACGGTAATACTGTTACCCAAACCCTTGATGCAGACTACCAGGGCAAGGTGCAATACTCCTTGAAGTTTAATACAGCGGGCATTTACTGGGTGAGTTTCCGGGTAAGTGATGTGCAGGATGGCACCACGCTTTCTTTGAGTAATATCCAAGGTTTTGAGACAGGCGACATCATCATCAAGCACGACGAGAGCTATATACGTGCAGACCTAAATGGTGAGTTGGACATTACCCAATCGTATAAGGTGGAGGTACGCGCCCCTCGTACTTTACAAATTACCGGGTACAGTGCCAACACCAGCCACCCCATTGCACTGGCAGCCAACCCTGGCTACAATGATTTCCGCACTGACTACAACCCGCTGGGGTATACCCGCACTGATGCTATAAGCGTAGCCCAGGCGATGGCAAGATTGAACCCTGACCCAACGGTAGGCGATGTAATTATAGGACAACAAGGCAACGCTGTATATACCCAGCTAAGCGACAACAGTACAGCCTGGGTGGGCTCGCTGACGCATATGATACCCAACCAGGGGTATGCCATCAAGGTGGCGAATGCCTCTACGCTGAATTACTCAAGCGTGAGTACCGCCAATGTGCGCACCAGTAGCCTGGTGACGGCTCCGGTAAAAACTGTGATGACAGATGCCCAACGCTTGCAGCTGCAGGTAAACCCGCATGCTTTTGCTCGCTCTAGTTACCTTACTGGGGTATTAGAGACTCAGGAGACGCTCA
- a CDS encoding eCIS core domain-containing protein codes for MQEHIKPSQNEHIGEQPKLPPVLQKVIHPTPLQTGQQPIQRKHNQLGPIQSKQSKLGGPIQSKQGKLGPIKAKQRPIQRATQGTSSSQCSSTESQLKHNVSQLMGVDVTNTQVHYNSDKPTQLKAEAYAQGNEVHLAPGKERHLGHELAHIGQQKQGRVKPTLQMKGGTSINDDPQLEQEADKIGDKALQMKLPQGSTLPLPQKSTPSGSNAPVQRVIKTKDGESYDKQYLKKTAYSHHDKVKKMMLGSETFLIKGFKSELPEEHKSDPHYKLDKLEGRHELSTLDAALHQKKSNYRNMEILPPARHLIGEDHSKSQFAQAKKDWCDGWVGGGAFQGLETFESHGHEDLQLWEKKEKDSRLFPLENIIAKSFTSLYYALQQVDTFESQKTFPTKFDNRKYNSKDELWIGEFKDFFVNYIKGIGIVPIMTMKAYRLHQNGKNMSKQLKIINDAKTKFDAAKELIEKNVKFAGLGFMQLKGALGLLLPEMMDIVQTDQPKEWKKVSKGFEKSGIDEQNKRADQLREIHMKRYIAKMSKPTIVKIGFQHVKNLYNDKDFLHENHVAMYMKYKYFKEATKAEEVIKRI; via the coding sequence ATGCAAGAACATATCAAACCATCACAAAACGAACATATTGGGGAGCAACCTAAACTGCCTCCTGTATTGCAAAAGGTCATCCACCCCACGCCCTTGCAGACAGGGCAGCAGCCTATTCAGCGTAAACACAACCAACTGGGTCCTATCCAGAGCAAACAAAGCAAACTAGGGGGACCCATCCAGAGCAAGCAAGGCAAACTGGGTCCCATCAAAGCCAAACAACGCCCCATTCAAAGGGCTACCCAAGGCACCTCCTCTAGCCAGTGCAGCTCTACCGAAAGTCAGCTCAAACACAACGTAAGTCAGCTGATGGGGGTAGATGTAACCAATACCCAGGTGCATTACAACTCTGACAAACCCACCCAACTCAAAGCCGAAGCTTATGCCCAAGGCAATGAGGTACACCTGGCACCCGGCAAAGAGCGCCACCTGGGGCACGAGCTCGCTCATATTGGGCAACAAAAACAGGGACGGGTAAAGCCTACCCTACAAATGAAGGGAGGCACCTCGATCAACGATGACCCCCAACTAGAGCAAGAGGCAGATAAGATAGGAGATAAAGCCCTGCAAATGAAACTCCCCCAAGGGAGCACTTTGCCTCTGCCGCAAAAAAGTACCCCAAGCGGAAGCAATGCCCCAGTGCAAAGGGTCATTAAAACCAAAGATGGTGAAAGTTATGACAAGCAGTATTTAAAGAAAACCGCCTATAGCCACCATGACAAGGTAAAAAAAATGATGCTTGGCTCTGAGACTTTTCTTATTAAAGGATTCAAGTCTGAATTACCAGAAGAACACAAAAGTGATCCGCATTATAAACTTGACAAACTGGAAGGGCGTCACGAGTTAAGTACCTTAGATGCTGCCTTGCATCAAAAAAAGTCCAATTACAGGAACATGGAAATACTTCCTCCAGCTCGTCACCTCATTGGGGAAGATCATAGTAAATCACAGTTTGCGCAAGCCAAAAAAGATTGGTGTGATGGCTGGGTTGGTGGAGGTGCTTTTCAAGGGCTGGAAACGTTTGAAAGCCATGGGCATGAAGATTTACAACTATGGGAAAAAAAAGAAAAAGATTCAAGATTGTTTCCACTGGAAAACATTATTGCCAAGTCATTTACTTCACTCTATTATGCGTTGCAACAAGTAGATACGTTTGAGAGCCAAAAAACATTCCCGACCAAATTTGATAATAGAAAATATAATTCTAAAGATGAACTTTGGATAGGTGAATTCAAAGATTTTTTTGTGAATTATATAAAAGGTATAGGTATAGTTCCAATCATGACGATGAAAGCATACCGCCTACACCAGAATGGCAAAAATATGAGCAAACAATTGAAGATAATAAACGATGCAAAGACAAAGTTTGATGCAGCCAAAGAACTTATAGAAAAAAACGTAAAGTTTGCAGGTTTAGGTTTTATGCAACTTAAGGGTGCCTTGGGACTATTACTTCCTGAAATGATGGATATTGTACAAACTGATCAGCCAAAAGAGTGGAAAAAAGTTAGTAAAGGCTTTGAAAAATCAGGCATTGATGAGCAAAATAAACGTGCCGATCAATTGCGTGAAATACACATGAAGCGCTATATCGCCAAAATGTCCAAACCTACCATTGTAAAAATCGGTTTTCAACATGTGAAAAACCTATATAACGATAAGGATTTTCTTCATGAGAATCACGTGGCAATGTACATGAAGTACAAGTATTTTAAGGAGGCTACAAAGGCCGAAGAGGTAATAAAGCGTATTTGA